GCGGCACGAGGGCGGTCACGCGCCGTTCGCGATCTCCTGGATGTCGGCTGTCGGCGCCCGCACGTCCGACCTGGTGCTCGGCACGTCGGTGATGACCCCGACCTTTCGCTACAACCCGGCCGTCGTCGCACAGGCCTTCGCGACCATGGGGTGCATGTTCCCCGGACGCGTCGTGCTCGGCGTCGGCACCGGTGAGGCGCTCAACGAGATCGCCACCGGGTTCACGGGTGAGTGGCCCGAGTTCAAGGAGCGGTTCGCCCGGCTGCGCGAAGCCGTCCGCCTCATGCGCCAGTTGTGGAAGGGCGACGAGGTCACCTTCGAGGGCGACTACTACCGCACCGAGTCGGCGTCGATCTACGACGTGCCCGACGGCGGCATCCCGGTCTATGTCGCGGCCGGCGGGCCCACCGTCGCCAAGTACGCCGGACGTATGGGCGACGGTTTCATCTGCACCTCCGGCAAGGGCATGGGGCTCTACACCGACCAGCTGCTGCCGGCCGTGCGCGAGGGAGCCGACCTCGGCAAGGGCAGCTACGAGGCGCTCGACAAGATGATCGAGATCAAGCTGTCATACGACACCAACCCGACCGATGCCCTTGAGAACACACGCTTCTGGGCGCCGCTGTCGCTGACGCCGGAACAGAAGCACAGCGTCGACTCACCGCGCGAGATGGAACGCCTCGCCGACGAGTTGCCGATCGAGCAGGTCGCCAAGCGGTGGATCGTCGCCTCGACCCCCGACGAGGTGGTCGAGCAGGTCAAGCCCTACGTCGACGCCGGGTTCAACCACCTGGTCTTCCACGCTCCGGGTCACGACCAGCGCCGGTTCCTGGAGTTGTTCGAGCGCGACCTCGCGCAGCCGCTGCGCCGGCTCGGCGATTAACCCCCCGCGAAGTTTGCAGTCCCCCGCGCGCGCCGCTTGTCCGGCAAACTTTCGCGGATTAGACGCGGCGGCGCGAGGGGCCGCCCATCGCGGCCCACACGGTGGTGCGGGAGTCTTCGTCGGCGACGCCCCACTCGTGGGCGAGCGAGCGGACGATGCGCAGGCCGCGTCCGCTGTTGGCCCACGGGGTCTGCGGCTTGGGGGCGGGGGCGTTGTCGCCGCCGCCGTCGCTGACCTCGATCTCGATGCGCGGCGGGCGCACCTTCCAGTGCACGCGAATGGTGCCGTCGGGCAGCGGCCGCCCGTGCAGGAGCGCGTTGGCGACGAGTTCGGAGACGACGGTTTCGGTTTCCTCGACGACGTCGTCGGGCACGAGGGAGTCCAAGAGGTCGTCGCGGAAGACCTGGCGCACCTCCGGCACGGAGTCGCTGGTGAAGGCGAGGCGTACGGTGCGCACCCAGGAGTCGTTCGAGGCGTCGTCGGTCATGGGGTGCAGTGTGTCATCACGGCGGCCCTCCGCTCAAAGACAGGCGGGTTCAGGCGTCGCCAGCGGCTTCGTCGACGGCTTTGCGGACGGCGGCCGGCCGGTTGCTGATGATCGCGTCGACCCCGAGTTCGAGACACAGCGCGATGTCTTCGGGTGAGTCGACCGTCCACACGTGCACCTGGTTGCCGTGAGCGTGGTGGCGTGCGACGAAGTCACGGTCGCGGCGCAGGATCGCGATGCCGGGGCCGGCGATCTTCACGCCGGTGGCGAGCGAGTTGCGGAATCGCGGCAGTTGCACCCC
This genomic stretch from Calidifontibacter indicus harbors:
- the fgd gene encoding glucose-6-phosphate dehydrogenase (coenzyme-F420) — encoded protein: MTIRLGYKASAEQFGPAELVDLGVAAEQHGMQSAFVSDHFQPWRHEGGHAPFAISWMSAVGARTSDLVLGTSVMTPTFRYNPAVVAQAFATMGCMFPGRVVLGVGTGEALNEIATGFTGEWPEFKERFARLREAVRLMRQLWKGDEVTFEGDYYRTESASIYDVPDGGIPVYVAAGGPTVAKYAGRMGDGFICTSGKGMGLYTDQLLPAVREGADLGKGSYEALDKMIEIKLSYDTNPTDALENTRFWAPLSLTPEQKHSVDSPREMERLADELPIEQVAKRWIVASTPDEVVEQVKPYVDAGFNHLVFHAPGHDQRRFLELFERDLAQPLRRLGD
- a CDS encoding ATP-binding protein, which translates into the protein MTDDASNDSWVRTVRLAFTSDSVPEVRQVFRDDLLDSLVPDDVVEETETVVSELVANALLHGRPLPDGTIRVHWKVRPPRIEIEVSDGGGDNAPAPKPQTPWANSGRGLRIVRSLAHEWGVADEDSRTTVWAAMGGPSRRRV